In Planctomycetota bacterium, the sequence CGACATCGGTGGATCGATCAGGCCGTCCAGCGCTCGCACGCGACCCACAGACCGTCCCAATCGATCGGCGAGCGCCAGAGCTCGGTCGCTGTGTTTCAAGCGGTCGACGACGCCGCGCCAGACGCGGCTCATGCGCCTGGCACCCGGACAGTTGCGACGACCGGGAAGTGGTCACTCGCCGCCTTGGCCAGGCGATCGGTCTCGACGCGGCAGTCGACAGGCTCGCAGCCGTGCGCGAAGACGTAGTCGAGCCGAAGGGCTGGGTGTTGGGTGGTGAACGTGGTCGCGTGTGACGCGTCGTCGCCGAGCATCGTGTCGACATAGCCGGCTTCGACGATCGCCCGGATGACGTCCCGCGGCAGCGTGTTGCCGTTGGCCTCGACGTGCGGTCGAACCTTCGGCGGGAGTGCGTCGAGGTCGACGCGCTGTCCGGGGGACGTGCTGTTGAAGTCGCCAGCCAACACGTGCGGTCGGCCGGCCGATCGCCACGCGGCGCATGTGGCGAGCAACGCATCGGCCTCGCGTTGTCGGACGAGCTCGCGCTCGTTGCTCGGCCGACCCGTGAAGTGGGCGACAGCGACGCCGAGTTGGATGCCGTCGATCGCCACCTCGGCGAGCAGGAGTGAGCGTGGCTTGTCGTCGCCAGTGACGTTCACACTCGTCGCGATCGTGCCGCGTGTCATCAGCACCGAGGTCCGGCCGTCCCGACCCTCGGCCGCGATCTGATCGAAGCCTAGACGCCAGGCAATGCGGTCGCGGACTTCGTGATCGTCGGCTTCGACGAGACAGACGACGTCGGGCTTCTGGGCCAGAATCACTTCCGCCAACGGATCCGCCCTGCCGATGCCGCCGTCGAGGATGTTGTACGCGACGACGCGCAGGTCGGGCATGCCGGCATGCTACGAGACAATGTCAAGCGCGCTCTTCCGTCATCCCGAGCGAGCGAAGCGAGTCGAGGGACCTCGTCTACTCGAAGGACCATCCAGACGAGGTCCCTCGGCTTCGCTCGGGATGACGGAGCAACGACCACGACAGCCGTTTGAACCATGCGAAGAGTGATGCATGGCTCCCGACTCGATCGACGTCTGCGTCGCCCAGAACGCTGCAGTGTGGCATGACCCGGCGGCGAGTCGTGAGGCGGTGCGGTCGACGCTCGACAGCGACGCGCCGACGCCCGGGTCCGTCGTCACCCTGCCCGAGACGTTCTCGACCGGCTTCACGGCCGAGCCATCGATGGCCGACGACGGCACGACTACCGCGTTCCTTCGCAAGATCGCGGACGACTTCGACGTGCACGTCATCGCCGGGCTGGTTCGCACGGACACAGAGACGGGTCGGGGCACCAACACGGCCGTCGTCTGCTCGCCGAGCAAGGGCGAGGTCGGCAGCTACGACAAAGTCCACCTGTTCCCGCTCGACGTCGAGGCCGAGACGTTTCGGCCGGGCAGCCGCGTCGACAGCGTCGACCTCGCGGGCGTTCGCGTGACGCCGCTCGTCTGCTACGACTTGCGTTTTCCCGAAACGTGGCGTCGGGCAGTCGGGAGCGAAGTGTTCGTGCTGATCGCCAATTGGCCGAGCAAGCGGATGCACCACTGGCGGGCACTTTTGCGAGCGCGGGCGATCGAGAACCAAGCGTTCGTCGTCGGCGTGAACCGGGCCGGGACCGACCCGAAAATCACCTACACCGGCGGGAGCGTCGTTTTCAACCCGGACGGCGAAGTCGTCGCCGAAGCGGGCAAGGAGCCGACGCTGCTCAAGACGTCGCTGGACCTGGCATCGCTTCGGGCATTCCGGGAACGTCTTCCGTTTCTGCCGCAGAGCGTGTGAATCGGCGAATCGAGTGCGTTCCGACGATGGTGGCGATCGATATGCCACCGCCGACCAAGACAGCCAGAAAAACGCACAGGCCACCAATCGGCGCGACGTTTTCAAGAACATACTGGTACGTCCCGATCTCGATCCACTCGTAGTTCGCAGCGAGGCTGACGAGGATCAGTCCGCCACCGCACGCCACGAGTACCCACATGAGACGCCACCCACGGATCAGCAGCTGCCACTTGGGCCAAAACACCAATCGCTGAATGAACGCCCTCCCGATCGTCAAGAGGAAGACGCCTGACGAGACCATGATGGCAATCATGGTCCACATCATGATGTCTTCGAGTGATTCGACTCGCGTCTGTGCCGCACTGTCGAATCGCGACCCGTACGCCGACTGAATCATCAACGAGGTCGCCATCGCAATGACGCAGCCGATGGGTAGCACTGTGGACGCTGCGACAAGCAACCAGCGGTTGACCATGCCACTCGGTGTGGCATGCATGCCCAGCGTCCATCCTGCAACCGCTGCCAGAGTCGGCGGCACGACGGCTGCGACGATCGCCATCCCCAGCAGCAAGTGCTCCGGATCGTTCTGCACGACACCGCCACCGCCGATCATGACAAACGTCACGATCATGAGTGCGACGTAGATGAGCACCAGCATGCCGCCACTACCCAGAAGCAGCCACGCCGCCAGCCGAACCCGAAGCGGGCGGCCGAAGTCGAGATGTTTCTGCCACAGCTCGCGCGACTCGTCGGGCGTCCCGCCGCATTCGGGGCAGCGACCGTCATCCGGCGTGGCCCGGAGGTCGTAGCCGCACTGGAAGCACACTGTCGGCAGTGCCTGCACGGGCACCAAGATATCGCACCGTGATCGCGTCGGACAGTGCGGCCGCAAAACGACCGACGCCGCGACGCAAGTCGCGGATGCGGTGTGGCACACGAACGTCATCCGCGGCTTGCGCTGCGGCGTCGCACGCGAATCGCCTTATCCCTTGACCGCACCGAGCTGGATGCCCTTGACGAGCTGTTTCTGAAGCAGCACGAAGACCAGGATCATCGGCACAATTGACAGCAGGACGGCCGCCATCATGAGGTGGGTCTGCTGGCCGCGGGTCGAGTCGAAGAAGAGCAGGCCGATGGGCAGCGTGTAGCGTTCCTGGGTCCGCACCATGACGAGCGGCCAGAAGAAGCTGTTGTAGTTGCCCATGAAGGTGAAGATCGTCAGCGTCACCAAACCCGGCCGGCTGAGCGGCAGGATGATGTCCCAGAACAGCCGGAACTTGCCCGCCCCGTCGATCTCCGCCGCCTCATCGAGGCTGCTGGGAATCGTCAGCATGAATTGCCGGAGCAGAAACGTGCCGAACGCGCTGAACGCCGCCGGAATGATCAGCCCCGGCAGCGTGTCGACCAGACCCAGCTGGATCATGATCTGGTAGTTCGGGATCATCATGACCAGCCCCGGCAGCATCATCGTGCTCAGGTAGAGCAGGAAGACCTTGTCACGCCCAGGCCACTTCAGGCGCGCAAAGCTGAAGGCCGCCAGGCTGCTGGTAAGCACCTGGAGGAACGTCACCCACGCCGCAACGAAGAGGCTGTTGCGGAAATAGGTCAGCAGCGGGACACCGCGGTTGTTGATGTCGGGGTTGTTGACGTCGAAGACGTTGTAGTAGTTGGCGGGGACCGGCACGCCGCGCTCGGTCAGTGTCTGCTCCTCGCCGTCGATGAGCAGCGTTCGTTCCTGCTCGGTCCAATCCGGCAAATCGAACGGGCCGATCTGTGTCCCGATGAGCGGTACCTCGATCGCGGGGATGCGTTCGACCACGCGCGAGTCCGGATCTTTGGGAATCCAGCTCGGGTCCGACAGCTCGTCGAACGGCTTGAGGCTCGTCATCACCATGTAGACGAACGGCAGACTCAGAAGCACCGCAAGCCCCGTCAGGATCGCGTGCAACCCCAAGCGTCGCCGACGCTCCCGGTTGCGCGACTTGGCGGCCTCGCGCTCGTACCGCGACGTCTGCTGCTCGGCATAGCTGACGATTGCGGCATCCTGCAAGAGACTCCCGGGCTCGGTGGCCTGTCCGACGCGCGTGCTGTTGGTGCCGAGTGTCATCGTGGAGCGAAAGTGGGAGCGAGGGAGGTGAAAGGTGGGCAGGGCCGGAGCTGGAAGGCGCGTTTGATCGGGGCGTCTGCCCAAGACCTACCCGGCGTTTTCTTCAGTCGCGTTAGTCGTTCACGTACTTGTTGCCGAAGGTCCAGTTGAAGAGCGTGACGGTGAGGATGAAGAGGAACATGGCCCAGGCGACAGCACTGGCGTAGCCGATGCGGCCGACCTCGAAGCCTTCCAGGTAGACGTTGAAGGCCAGCGTCGTACTGGCACCACCAGGACCACCGGGTGGGTCGGTCATCGTGCGGACCATCTCAAAGCCGCCCTGCAGTCCGCCGATGACCGCCATGACGACGACGAAGAAGGTCGTCGGTGCCAGCTGGGGCCAGGTGACATTCCAGAACCGCTGGAACTTGGTCGCCCCGTCGATGTCGGCCGCCTCGTAGAGCTCGCCCGGCACGTTGGTCAGTGCGGCGAGGTAGAGCAGCATGGTGTTGCTGCCGATCGCGCCCCACAGGCCGACGAGCATCAGGCTTGGCTTCACCCAGCGCGGGTCGTTGAGCCAGTTGGGAGGTGCAAGGCCCGTCGATGAGGCCGCCGACTCCGGCAAGCCAGCGACGACCGCCGCGATGCCGATGAGGGCGAGTTGGGCAATCATGAGGGCGAAGGCGAACATGAGCATGCTCGCAAAGCCCTCCATTGGTCGGCTGTAAAGCTCCTGGCCGCGGAAGAAACTGATGATCGTCCACAAGCCCGCAACGCCCGCGGCAACCAGCAGGTAACCGCCCAGCGTCGAAAGCAACACGCCTGGGGCCTCGATGCCGCCTTCGGGTCGGTCCGCCACGCCATACCAGACGAACGCGAGCGTCGTCGGCAGAAGCATTATGACGAACGGAATGAACGTCGCCGTCGAGCCGAGGTCACCCTCGCGGAAGGCGGTCCGCATCCGCTTGAGCCCGAACCACATGATCCCCGCCGAGGCGGCGATGAGCAGCACGGACAAGCCTCGAACGACGCCCGGCGGGAGCCAGTCGGCCGCGCCCTCCACGCTGGCCAGCACTGGCTGAAGCGAGAGTGTCAGTGGGCCTTGTTGCGTATTGAACAGCTTCTTCCAGAGGATGAACGTCGCGACGCCACTGGTGAAGTGCGGCAGGTAGAACAGTGTGCGATAGACGCTCTGTCCACCCGTCACACCGCCGAAGAGGACGAGCGCTGTCACTGCGACGAACAACGCCGCCATGCCCCAGCTTCCGCCACCGTTGATCCAAGCGACAGCACTGAGTGCGATCGCCGCGCCCACCAGGCCGAAGCTGATGCCGAGCATCATCGTTCCGCCGGCACGCTCGCCGGTCTTGCCGCGGCGAAGGTCCTGACTCAACAGGAGCGCAGCCATGAGGCTGAGCGCGATTCCGAACGGAATTGAGATCATGAAGAACAGCGTGTTGCCGAAGTAGCGCCAGAACTCGGTCTGGTACCACGCCAGCGTCGAGCCTTCGCCACTGACGGCTCCGAAAATGAGCTTCTTGAAGTTCTCAAGCCCGGTGAAGCGGACTGCCTCGTCGCGGTACTCGTTGTGGAGTGTGAGGTCCCAGTTGGTGAAAGCGAAGTAGAGGCTGATGACCAGCGGCACCGCCGTGAAGGTCAAGAAGCCGAGGATGTTCGGGAGCAGGAACGCCAGTCCCGTCGCGACACTTCGGCCAGCGCCTTTGTTCGGAGCGACTTCGGCCAAGTTCTCGGGCGCAACGCGATCTTGCTCGTCCCCTGAAGTTGCAAGCAGCGCATTGATTTCGGCTCCCGACGGCGGTTCGTCCAAGTTCGGAGGCGTTGGATTACGGTCGTCTTGCATCGCCAGGGTTCGTTTCGGCCTGTTCGTCGAAGGAAAAACGTCGCTGCACCGCGTTACTGGGCCGACTGGGCTGTGGCCTGCGTCGCCGGGCGTGTCGTCACGGGCGCGGGCGACACGGAAGACTCGGGTGTTGGCTCCGGCTCGGGTCCTGGTGCGTCTTCTCGCGGCGTCAGCGGATCGGCTGCCTGAGCTTCAGGTGCAGCGTCGGCGCGGACCCCCGAATCCGACGCGGGCGATTCGATCACCGACGCTTCCGAGACTGGCATTTCGGCAGTCGACGAGGACTCGTACTCCACCATCTCTTCGACGACGCTCGGGGCCTCGTTGAGTTCTTCAGGCGTTGTCGGGGCCGGGAGCGGCGCGTCAACCGGAGCCAGACCGCCTTCGGTGGCCGAGCCCTCCAGCATGTCCTGCTTCTCGTACAGGTAGAGGTAGTACGGGTTGCGGATCAGACGTGCCGGGATCGGCTTGCCCTCGGCCTTGAGCCGGTCGATCGTCTTCTGATCCTCGACACGCCGATCGTACTCGGCTTGAAGCTCCGGGTTGAACTCGAGGTTCTCCCGAATCTGGGCCCGAATCGCTTGGGCCGCTCGACTCATCGCGACGCGTGGGTCTTCGAAGCCGCTGATTTGCGGCTGGCTCATGTACCTGCTGCGGTAAGACGCTTCCTCACGCTCGACGTCGGCGTGCAGGATGAAGGGGCTCAGGGTTGCTGGAATCGCGATGGTCGAAGCGGCCTCCAGATGAGGACCGTGAACTTCGTACTCGGTCTCGGGATAGATGCCCAAAACGGGATCCTTCTCCGGACGGAGGTAGGCCTCACTTTGAGTGAAGAGCGGATTCGGCGGCAATCCGTCAGCGTCAGCGATGATCTGGTCGTTGTACTGCTTGCTCGCGAGGAACGCCTGAAAAATGACGCCCCAGTGCGTTCCGGCAGGAAGCGTCACGGTCCGACCATCGCTGAGGTCGACGTCGACCGGCTCTTCCATTCGGACGCCGTCGACGTAGACCGCCGCCGCCCGCGTCCCGATGAGAACGTTGGGCACGCCACCATTTGGCAGTCCCACGGTCCCGATCTCCAGCGGCGGTTCGCCTCGAGACACACGGCCTCGATTGGTTTCGCGGAATCGGATCAGGTGCCACCGGCCACCGTTGAACATCGCATAAATGTCACGCTCGAAAAGCTCCGCCCCACCGCCGCCGTAACCACCGGCGCTGGCAGCATTCTGTCGATCGGCACCGGTCGGAATGAGCCGATCCTCGTAGATCCATCGGCGAATCATCTCCATCGTTCGAATAACCCGTGGGTCTTCGATGTTGACGTCCGTTGCGGTCTCATTGAACGTGTCGACCCCCATTGAGCGGTAGGTCACACGCTCGTTGATTCCGTCGATGAAGAACTTTCGGCCGAACCGCTGTCCCGGCTCATTAGTTGCCTCGACGAATGCTTTACCCGCGGCCTCGAACTCTTCGATCGTCCAGTGGCCTTCCGGCACCGGCAACCCGAGCTCCCGAAATAGCGGCTTGTTCACCATGAACATCGTCATGGCGACGTTGCAAGGGAACATGAACTGCCGACGCTCACCGTCGAAGTCGACGAGGCTCAGCTCATTGAGCATGGCGTCGTACGTCGTGTCGACGCTGAACCCGAGCGCTTCGGCTTCATCCGTCACATCTTCGAGCACGCCCATCTGCTCGAAGAACTGCATGTTCTGGCCGGAGAACATGTCCATTGCCTCTGCGGCGACACCAGACACGCTCTGGACGACCTTCTTCGTGTTCTCGTTGTTGCCGGTGTCGAGTCGCAGTTCGATAAGCGGGCGCCGGTATTCGCCACTCGCCTCGTCGAGAATGTCCTCTTCGGCCGGATCGCCCTCTACGACCTCGTAGAGCCCGCGTTCGACCTGCCACTCATCGAAGAGGCGAACCTGCTCGACGCGGGCGGGGTTCGGGTCGGTGGTCCAATACATGACGACCTGCCGGTCGCTCAGCCCTTGAGGCATGCTCGTCCAGACGAGGCCACTGCAGGCGACAAGCAGGATGGCGACGAGTACGAACAGGTATTTCATGAGTGTGTCGAACCTCCTCGGTCCGCGGCCGATGACAGGCCGGGTAACACCGCGCGGGTGTCGGGCCTTCCAAGCTACACGGCTGGGGCCCCGTCGGCAACGCGACCGGCATCGGAACAGGCCGTGACGTACCCTTCGGCGATGCGTCTTCGGTCGCCCTGCTCATGCGCCACGCTGAAGACCGGTTGCAACAGCTCGCCTCTGCCGTCGACAAGGTGTCGCAGGACCTGGACGCCCGACTCGTCGCCGACACCGCCAAAGCAGCCGGCTTTCACGTCGCAAGTCCAAAAGACGCCACGCCGATCATCGCCCTGGTCGGCGGCACGGGCACCGGCAAGAGCACGCTCGTCAATCGCCTCCTCGATGCCCCCGACCGCGGAGACGACGCCCTGGTCGCGACCAGCTTCCGACGAACGCACACGACCGGCTGCGTCGCCATCGTGCCAAATGGCAAAACGTTGCCGGACGGCTGGATGGGTGTCCGGCACGTGCCTTCCGATCGCGATTCCGGGCCGGCACGAGGCGAAGGCGACGACTTGGTCATCCTCTCCACAGGCGATTCAGACTTCGTTCCCGTCGACACGCCCGACTTGGACGGCGACGTCGTGGAACACCATCGCCGGGCCGAACGCGCCTTCCGATGGGCGACCGCCATCGTGCTGGTCGCGACGCCCGAGAAGTATCAGCTCCCCGAGGCCGACCGGTTCACCACGCTCGCCAGCCGCTGGGACCTTCCACTGCGCGTCGTCATGAACAAGGCCGACGACCTCGACGCGGCTGACGACTGGCAGACGCGGCTTGGCGACGCGACCGTCTTTGTCGTCCCACGCGACGACGCCCCCCTCTCGTCGCCTGGCGGACGGAGCCTCGACGACCTTCGAGCCAGCCTGTCGCACCTCGAACCGGCCGACGACGCCGGCCTGCGGACACGGCTCGCCGACGTCGCAGGACGAGCGGCCGACCTCGTGCTGGAGCCAGCCCGCACGCAACGCCGACGCTGCGACGACGCGGCCGAACGACTTCGGGCCCTCATCCGCCCGGAAGCCGGCGTCGACGTCCATCCGATGACCCGGCAATTGCAGAGCCGCCTGCGAAAACAGAGCGTGCTCTATCTGATGGGGCCGGGACGCATTATCGACCGCGCACGCTCGCTGCCGGGCGTCGTAGCACGCCTGCCGAGGTCGGCATGGGATCTCGTCACCCGCGGCAAGCTGCCGGACGAGCCCGCCGACGACACACCAGCCGCCGATGCTGCCCCCGACTTCCCGCGCGACGTCGGCGACGCGTTCGACGTCTTCGCCGCCCGCTGCGACGACGCCATGAAGGAGGCTGGCCTGTCACCCGACGGCGAGGCGTGGAAGCTCCCGCGCGACCGGGCCGAGGAGATCGCGACCGAACGACTGGCCGAGCTTCGCCGCTGGCTCGAGGCCCGCTGGGACAAGAAGCCACGCGACACCCGCGCCATCGAGTGGCTGGCCAAGCACGTGCCCGGCGGCAAGCACGTCACCAAGCTCAGCGAGACCGCGCCATACCTCCTCGTCGCCGCCAGTGCTGCGACGAGCGTCGTCACTGCCGGTGCCGAGCAGGTCGTCATCGGCGGGTACCTGCTGACGACGTGGCTCGGCGAGCGGCTGTCGAACGAAGTCGCTGCCAAAACACGCCAGACCAACGCCGCCCTCGCCGCCGACTTCGCCAAACTGTGCGACGAGCAGGCCCAGCGTGCCATCGCCTGGTGCGATGCCGCCGCCGCATCACCGGCGGACCTGACAGCGCTCGACAAAGCCGTCGATGCCGTCGCCTCTCTTGCGGAGGGCTCGCGATGACCAGCCTTTCTGATCTGGCCTGCGAAGTCGCACGCGTGACCGGGGCCGAGTTGCCCGACGTGCTGTCGGGCGACGCGCCGGTCCCGACGCTCGCCGACGCGGGCGACGTCTACTTCGTCGGGCTCATCGGCGGAAAAGACGTCGGCAAGACCAGCCTCGCCAACGCCATCGCCGGGGCCGAACTCGGCAAACCCACTGGTCACGGCGAGGGCACGCGGGCCGTCACCGCCTACGCCCACCGCGCGGCCGTGCCGGAAGTCCGGCGTCGACTGGGCGATGTCGCGATCGTGCCGCACGAACTGGAGCAGCTGCGTCGCCAGGTCCTGCTCGACCTGCCCGACATCGACAGCCGCTACGCCGACCACATCACGCTGACGCGACAGACGCTGCGGCATCTGCTCTATCCGGTCTGGGTGCAGAGCGTCGAGAAGTACGCCGACAAACGGCCGCGCGATCTCTTGGCCCAGGTCGCCCAGGGCAACGATCCGGGTAACTTCGTCTTCGTCCTGAGCAAGGCAGATCAGCTCGTCGATCGCGAAGGCACCGATGCCGCGCTCGAAGTAGCCGACGATTACGCCGGCCGAGTCGCCGACGCGTTGGAGCTTCCGGCCAAGCCCGAGGTGTTGCTCTGCAGCGCGCACCGTCCCGAACAGCTCGACCTGCCACGACTTCGCGAGAAGCTCGGCATCGACAAGGAAGCCAAAGCCGTACGTGGCGACA encodes:
- a CDS encoding GTPase domain-containing protein, which encodes MRHAEDRLQQLASAVDKVSQDLDARLVADTAKAAGFHVASPKDATPIIALVGGTGTGKSTLVNRLLDAPDRGDDALVATSFRRTHTTGCVAIVPNGKTLPDGWMGVRHVPSDRDSGPARGEGDDLVILSTGDSDFVPVDTPDLDGDVVEHHRRAERAFRWATAIVLVATPEKYQLPEADRFTTLASRWDLPLRVVMNKADDLDAADDWQTRLGDATVFVVPRDDAPLSSPGGRSLDDLRASLSHLEPADDAGLRTRLADVAGRAADLVLEPARTQRRRCDDAAERLRALIRPEAGVDVHPMTRQLQSRLRKQSVLYLMGPGRIIDRARSLPGVVARLPRSAWDLVTRGKLPDEPADDTPAADAAPDFPRDVGDAFDVFAARCDDAMKEAGLSPDGEAWKLPRDRAEEIATERLAELRRWLEARWDKKPRDTRAIEWLAKHVPGGKHVTKLSETAPYLLVAASAATSVVTAGAEQVVIGGYLLTTWLGERLSNEVAAKTRQTNAALAADFAKLCDEQAQRAIAWCDAAAASPADLTALDKAVDAVASLAEGSR
- a CDS encoding sugar ABC transporter permease encodes the protein MAEVAPNKGAGRSVATGLAFLLPNILGFLTFTAVPLVISLYFAFTNWDLTLHNEYRDEAVRFTGLENFKKLIFGAVSGEGSTLAWYQTEFWRYFGNTLFFMISIPFGIALSLMAALLLSQDLRRGKTGERAGGTMMLGISFGLVGAAIALSAVAWINGGGSWGMAALFVAVTALVLFGGVTGGQSVYRTLFYLPHFTSGVATFILWKKLFNTQQGPLTLSLQPVLASVEGAADWLPPGVVRGLSVLLIAASAGIMWFGLKRMRTAFREGDLGSTATFIPFVIMLLPTTLAFVWYGVADRPEGGIEAPGVLLSTLGGYLLVAAGVAGLWTIISFFRGQELYSRPMEGFASMLMFAFALMIAQLALIGIAAVVAGLPESAASSTGLAPPNWLNDPRWVKPSLMLVGLWGAIGSNTMLLYLAALTNVPGELYEAADIDGATKFQRFWNVTWPQLAPTTFFVVVMAVIGGLQGGFEMVRTMTDPPGGPGGASTTLAFNVYLEGFEVGRIGYASAVAWAMFLFILTVTLFNWTFGNKYVND
- a CDS encoding nitrilase-related carbon-nitrogen hydrolase, whose protein sequence is MAPDSIDVCVAQNAAVWHDPAASREAVRSTLDSDAPTPGSVVTLPETFSTGFTAEPSMADDGTTTAFLRKIADDFDVHVIAGLVRTDTETGRGTNTAVVCSPSKGEVGSYDKVHLFPLDVEAETFRPGSRVDSVDLAGVRVTPLVCYDLRFPETWRRAVGSEVFVLIANWPSKRMHHWRALLRARAIENQAFVVGVNRAGTDPKITYTGGSVVFNPDGEVVAEAGKEPTLLKTSLDLASLRAFRERLPFLPQSV
- a CDS encoding ABC transporter substrate-binding protein produces the protein MKYLFVLVAILLVACSGLVWTSMPQGLSDRQVVMYWTTDPNPARVEQVRLFDEWQVERGLYEVVEGDPAEEDILDEASGEYRRPLIELRLDTGNNENTKKVVQSVSGVAAEAMDMFSGQNMQFFEQMGVLEDVTDEAEALGFSVDTTYDAMLNELSLVDFDGERRQFMFPCNVAMTMFMVNKPLFRELGLPVPEGHWTIEEFEAAGKAFVEATNEPGQRFGRKFFIDGINERVTYRSMGVDTFNETATDVNIEDPRVIRTMEMIRRWIYEDRLIPTGADRQNAASAGGYGGGGAELFERDIYAMFNGGRWHLIRFRETNRGRVSRGEPPLEIGTVGLPNGGVPNVLIGTRAAAVYVDGVRMEEPVDVDLSDGRTVTLPAGTHWGVIFQAFLASKQYNDQIIADADGLPPNPLFTQSEAYLRPEKDPVLGIYPETEYEVHGPHLEAASTIAIPATLSPFILHADVEREEASYRSRYMSQPQISGFEDPRVAMSRAAQAIRAQIRENLEFNPELQAEYDRRVEDQKTIDRLKAEGKPIPARLIRNPYYLYLYEKQDMLEGSATEGGLAPVDAPLPAPTTPEELNEAPSVVEEMVEYESSSTAEMPVSEASVIESPASDSGVRADAAPEAQAADPLTPREDAPGPEPEPTPESSVSPAPVTTRPATQATAQSAQ
- a CDS encoding carbohydrate ABC transporter permease, with translation MTLGTNSTRVGQATEPGSLLQDAAIVSYAEQQTSRYEREAAKSRNRERRRRLGLHAILTGLAVLLSLPFVYMVMTSLKPFDELSDPSWIPKDPDSRVVERIPAIEVPLIGTQIGPFDLPDWTEQERTLLIDGEEQTLTERGVPVPANYYNVFDVNNPDINNRGVPLLTYFRNSLFVAAWVTFLQVLTSSLAAFSFARLKWPGRDKVFLLYLSTMMLPGLVMMIPNYQIMIQLGLVDTLPGLIIPAAFSAFGTFLLRQFMLTIPSSLDEAAEIDGAGKFRLFWDIILPLSRPGLVTLTIFTFMGNYNSFFWPLVMVRTQERYTLPIGLLFFDSTRGQQTHLMMAAVLLSIVPMILVFVLLQKQLVKGIQLGAVKG
- a CDS encoding endonuclease/exonuclease/phosphatase family protein gives rise to the protein MPDLRVVAYNILDGGIGRADPLAEVILAQKPDVVCLVEADDHEVRDRIAWRLGFDQIAAEGRDGRTSVLMTRGTIATSVNVTGDDKPRSLLLAEVAIDGIQLGVAVAHFTGRPSNERELVRQREADALLATCAAWRSAGRPHVLAGDFNSTSPGQRVDLDALPPKVRPHVEANGNTLPRDVIRAIVEAGYVDTMLGDDASHATTFTTQHPALRLDYVFAHGCEPVDCRVETDRLAKAASDHFPVVATVRVPGA